The following coding sequences are from one Candidatus Hydrogenedentota bacterium window:
- the waaF gene encoding lipopolysaccharide heptosyltransferase II, translating to MSLPATQSPSAILVFLPNWLGDVVMCTPALRALKKRYPEATITAAGKGACCAVLEGLPWVDRFLPLPERPGLIKSLELRPSLRAGGAEMAVVFPHAFRAAWLAWLSGASTRIGLNRGGRRLLLTHAHPRHRVDGKPVPRYTALEYLEIAALAGAVDDGLGLELAADPAEMAAVKALIEPGRPLVGIAPGAAFGPSKRWLPERFAALADRLYQEHGAQCLVMTGPGEEETRDAVLGAATAPLLEYHGGKPSIARLKAAIASVDLLIGNDSGPRHIAIAFGKPVVCIMGSTSPAYTESPWERGEVLRIDVECGPCQKPHCVTDHRCMTGISVERAAAAASRWLAPSSRTTSI from the coding sequence ATGTCCCTTCCCGCCACCCAATCGCCCAGCGCCATCCTCGTTTTCCTCCCCAATTGGCTGGGCGACGTCGTGATGTGCACCCCGGCGCTTCGGGCGCTGAAGAAGCGCTATCCCGAAGCCACGATTACCGCCGCGGGTAAGGGGGCCTGCTGCGCCGTGCTTGAAGGCCTCCCATGGGTCGATCGGTTCTTGCCCCTGCCTGAGCGGCCGGGTTTGATCAAGTCACTGGAGTTGCGCCCATCGTTGCGCGCGGGTGGCGCGGAAATGGCCGTCGTCTTCCCCCACGCCTTCCGGGCCGCCTGGCTCGCCTGGCTTTCCGGGGCATCCACACGCATCGGCCTCAATCGGGGCGGTCGCCGCCTGCTGCTGACCCACGCGCACCCGCGTCACCGGGTTGACGGAAAACCCGTCCCGCGCTATACGGCGCTGGAATACTTGGAAATCGCGGCGTTGGCGGGCGCGGTGGACGACGGGCTTGGTCTCGAACTGGCCGCCGATCCCGCCGAAATGGCGGCGGTGAAGGCGCTCATAGAACCCGGGCGTCCGCTGGTGGGCATAGCGCCCGGCGCCGCTTTCGGGCCCAGCAAGCGCTGGCTACCCGAGCGCTTCGCGGCCCTCGCGGATCGGCTCTACCAGGAGCACGGGGCACAATGCCTCGTCATGACCGGTCCGGGTGAGGAGGAGACCCGCGATGCCGTCCTGGGCGCGGCGACGGCGCCCCTGCTCGAATACCACGGCGGCAAGCCTTCCATCGCGCGCCTGAAGGCGGCCATCGCCAGCGTCGATCTCCTGATTGGGAACGACAGCGGTCCCCGTCACATCGCGATTGCATTTGGCAAGCCGGTTGTCTGTATTATGGGTTCCACATCACCCGCTTATACCGAAAGCCCCTGGGAGCGCGGCGAAGTTCTGCGAATCGATGTGGAATGCGGACCTTGCCAGAAACCTCACTGCGTGACGGACCACCGCTGCATGACCGGGATCTCCGTGGAGCGCGCGGCGGCGGCGGCGTCCCGATGGCTGGCTCCCAGCAGCCGAACAACGTCCATTTAA
- a CDS encoding zinc ribbon domain-containing protein, giving the protein MPLFAFACADCGASSEILVRGGESPACPACASTRLEKQMSRFAPMQATAPEPVGCGASQCCRMRGGGCMN; this is encoded by the coding sequence ATGCCCCTCTTTGCCTTTGCCTGTGCCGATTGCGGCGCCTCCTCGGAGATTCTGGTCCGGGGCGGCGAATCCCCCGCATGCCCGGCGTGCGCGTCCACACGACTGGAGAAGCAGATGAGCCGCTTTGCCCCCATGCAGGCCACGGCCCCCGAACCCGTCGGCTGCGGCGCCTCCCAGTGCTGCAGAATGCGCGGCGGCGGCTGCATGAACTGA
- a CDS encoding iron ABC transporter permease: protein MSIADKFQLRHTLLLGAAACAVIFVSSIFIGTETLDLGKAWHELSSGTPLNEAPTLSVLLRHRIPRTLAAFIAGAGLALAGCAFQALLRNPLATPYTLGVASAGALGAWVAFLLADITATIPLLNLLTSKQVMAFLFASADVYIVYLLAARRIHTSPAVLLLAGVTLGMLANAGIMFSRYIARPDRLVNMDRWLMGGVDVLGYRPVLVLAAGVIPCAIVLLLQAARYDQFAFGTTMAAGRGVNIARLQITTFLVGSLITAIIVSEVGPIGFVGLIIPHAVRLATGPQHRIVMPVSIVAGGAFLCACDIVARRILPGETPIGIITTMIGGPVFLYLLVKRKFSDWQM, encoded by the coding sequence ATGAGCATCGCCGACAAGTTCCAACTCCGCCACACGCTCCTGCTCGGTGCGGCCGCGTGCGCCGTCATATTCGTGTCCAGCATCTTCATCGGCACCGAAACCCTCGATCTGGGCAAGGCCTGGCACGAGCTTTCCAGCGGCACCCCACTAAACGAGGCCCCCACCCTCTCCGTACTGCTTCGCCACCGCATCCCCCGCACCCTGGCGGCCTTCATCGCCGGTGCGGGACTTGCCCTGGCGGGCTGCGCCTTTCAGGCCCTCCTGCGCAATCCCCTCGCCACGCCCTACACCCTCGGTGTCGCCAGCGCCGGGGCTCTGGGCGCCTGGGTCGCCTTTCTCCTCGCCGACATCACCGCGACCATCCCCCTGCTGAACCTCCTCACCAGCAAGCAGGTCATGGCCTTCCTCTTCGCCAGCGCCGATGTGTATATCGTCTACCTCCTCGCTGCGCGGCGCATCCACACCTCCCCCGCCGTGCTCCTCCTTGCCGGCGTCACCCTCGGCATGCTGGCCAACGCCGGCATCATGTTCAGCCGCTACATCGCACGGCCCGACCGCCTGGTCAACATGGATCGCTGGCTCATGGGCGGCGTGGATGTCCTCGGGTACCGGCCCGTGTTGGTCCTCGCCGCAGGCGTCATCCCCTGCGCCATTGTGCTTCTGCTGCAGGCCGCGCGGTACGACCAGTTTGCCTTCGGAACCACCATGGCCGCCGGGCGCGGGGTCAATATCGCGCGACTCCAGATCACCACCTTTCTCGTGGGTTCGTTGATCACCGCCATCATCGTCTCTGAAGTGGGCCCCATCGGCTTTGTCGGCCTCATCATCCCCCACGCCGTGCGCCTCGCCACCGGTCCCCAGCACCGCATCGTTATGCCCGTCAGCATCGTGGCAGGCGGGGCCTTCCTCTGCGCCTGCGACATCGTGGCGCGAAGAATACTGCCGGGCGAAACCCCCATCGGCATCATTACCACCATGATCGGCGGCCCCGTCTTCTTGTACCTGCTTGTAAAGCGGAAATTTTCCGACTGGCAGATGTAG
- a CDS encoding sugar phosphate isomerase/epimerase, producing MSSHAISRRAFMRQSAAAGAGLALAATAGTAAAAPAYKPFPKAIQYGKLLDLPSDKEKFKLLKECGFDGIEGYPMADLDAAKRMGEEAREAGVPIHSVTYGGWKNPMSSPDPEVIKNGQAEIDNAIRTAKAMGADTMLLVPAVVTDTVRYQDAWVNSQKNIRPLIPVAEELNIVIGIENVWNKFLLSPLEFAQYVDEFEHPLVRAYFDVANTVIFGYPEDWIRTLGKRICKLHFKDFKREGYEWTKLPYEGDVNWAEVRKALDEIGYTGWCTEEVPKGTDEAWLRELSRRLTLIGEGAATA from the coding sequence ATGTCTTCACACGCCATCAGCCGGCGCGCCTTCATGCGACAGAGCGCCGCCGCGGGAGCCGGACTCGCGCTGGCCGCCACGGCGGGCACCGCCGCCGCCGCACCAGCTTACAAGCCCTTCCCGAAGGCGATTCAGTACGGCAAGCTCCTCGACCTGCCCTCCGACAAGGAGAAGTTCAAGCTCCTGAAGGAATGTGGCTTTGACGGCATCGAGGGCTATCCCATGGCCGATCTCGACGCCGCCAAGCGCATGGGCGAAGAAGCGCGCGAGGCGGGCGTGCCGATTCACTCGGTCACCTACGGCGGCTGGAAGAACCCCATGTCGAGCCCGGACCCGGAGGTGATCAAGAACGGCCAGGCTGAAATCGACAACGCCATCCGCACGGCCAAGGCCATGGGCGCGGATACGATGCTGCTGGTGCCCGCCGTCGTCACCGACACGGTTCGCTATCAGGATGCCTGGGTAAATTCCCAGAAGAACATCCGCCCCCTCATTCCCGTGGCGGAAGAACTCAATATCGTCATCGGCATTGAAAACGTATGGAACAAATTCCTGCTTAGCCCGCTGGAATTCGCCCAATACGTGGACGAGTTCGAGCACCCCCTTGTACGCGCCTACTTCGATGTGGCCAACACCGTTATCTTCGGCTATCCGGAAGACTGGATCCGCACCCTGGGCAAGCGTATTTGCAAACTTCACTTCAAAGACTTCAAACGCGAAGGTTACGAGTGGACCAAGCTCCCCTACGAGGGCGACGTCAACTGGGCGGAAGTCCGCAAGGCGCTGGACGAGATCGGCTATACCGGCTGGTGCACGGAAGAAGTCCCCAAGGGAACCGACGAAGCCTGGCTGCGCGAGTTGTCCCGCCGCCTTACCCTCATAGGCGAAGGCGCAGCCACCGCGTGA
- a CDS encoding response regulator — translation MKSQSKYFLLSPLLITVLASLIAYTLITDWIILPRFQAVEDADARKDTNRCVDAIYREAEHVLALVRDWALWDDTYAFVADRNQDFIDSNLVWASLRETGIDLIYICNNDGGILTGSAFDRSTGTPFHPEGFDGTAIPTSHPAFKAANSDAQFGLMPSDGKILLIAANPILPSEGAGPARGVLIMGRYLNAERQGALVEQVNVQFELIEAGNASPEDVARVRAIDPDLNGIQITTPSDTRWVSFCPIRDLAGNDSWILRAEGPRDVAGLGRQTARLASILLLMTVLVVAGALIVIASIGARETRLHAAQAEALVLERTAQLAETNARLECAIGEAEFQATKAGQANQAKSEFVANISHEIRTPMNGVIGMAELLLDTPLNPEQRDYTETIRSSANALLKIVNDVLDFSKMEAGRLEVERIAFELAQVLDGVVALLGPTAHKKGLELGVSIDAAVPSGVIGDPGRLRQVLLNLVNNAIKFTQQGRVSIHTTVERQTEETFELRFDVRDTGIGIPSESMGKLFQSFSQVDASTTRRFGGTGLGLAIARQLTELMGGRVDVESEAGVGTTFTCRIPFQKAHIETGPEIAPDDLAGRRILVVDDNATNQQVAAGALEKWGCVCTRAGSGSAALAALRKAVEEGMPFDAALIDNALPDMDGAELGRLILSEPGFSVFPLIMLSSLGQPGEAKPLRELGFAAYLVKPLDPQLLKQCLEMALTPGREDRDRVLLTRHHFPHSARSLHQETARPRILIAEDNPVNQRLARRLVEKLGYEVEMAGNGLEAVQALESSHFDVVLMDCQMPELDGFGATEAIRKLDGDRGAIPIIALTASALTDDHQHCLRAGMNDYLTKPIDAKKLGELLDRWVQRATGP, via the coding sequence ATGAAATCACAGTCCAAGTACTTCTTACTCAGTCCGCTGTTGATCACGGTCCTGGCCTCGCTCATCGCCTACACGCTCATAACCGACTGGATCATTCTGCCCCGCTTCCAGGCCGTGGAAGATGCGGACGCCCGGAAGGACACGAACCGCTGCGTGGACGCCATCTACCGGGAGGCGGAGCACGTGCTTGCGCTGGTCCGCGACTGGGCGCTCTGGGACGACACCTACGCCTTTGTCGCGGATCGGAATCAGGATTTCATCGATTCCAATCTGGTCTGGGCTTCCCTCAGGGAAACCGGTATCGATCTGATCTACATCTGCAATAATGATGGCGGGATATTGACCGGCAGCGCCTTCGACAGGTCGACGGGAACCCCGTTTCACCCAGAGGGATTCGACGGTACGGCGATACCCACCAGCCACCCCGCGTTCAAGGCCGCAAACTCGGATGCGCAGTTCGGGTTGATGCCGAGCGACGGAAAAATCCTGCTGATCGCGGCCAATCCCATCTTGCCGAGCGAAGGTGCGGGCCCCGCGCGCGGGGTATTGATCATGGGGCGCTATCTGAACGCGGAACGGCAGGGCGCCCTGGTGGAGCAGGTGAATGTGCAATTTGAACTCATCGAGGCCGGGAACGCCTCGCCCGAGGACGTGGCGCGGGTGCGGGCAATCGACCCGGACCTGAACGGGATACAGATCACAACGCCCTCCGATACACGCTGGGTTTCCTTTTGTCCGATACGGGATCTGGCGGGCAACGACTCGTGGATCCTGCGGGCGGAAGGGCCCCGGGACGTCGCCGGACTGGGCCGCCAGACCGCACGTCTGGCGTCCATCCTGCTCTTGATGACGGTACTGGTGGTGGCGGGCGCGCTGATCGTCATCGCATCGATTGGCGCCCGGGAAACCCGGCTCCACGCGGCGCAGGCCGAGGCCCTCGTCCTGGAGCGGACCGCCCAGCTCGCGGAAACCAACGCGCGCCTCGAGTGCGCCATCGGCGAGGCCGAGTTTCAAGCGACTAAAGCCGGCCAGGCCAATCAGGCCAAGAGCGAATTTGTCGCCAATATAAGCCATGAGATCCGGACGCCCATGAACGGCGTCATCGGCATGGCCGAGCTCCTCCTCGATACGCCGCTGAACCCGGAACAACGCGATTACACCGAGACGATTCGCAGCTCGGCGAACGCGCTGTTGAAGATCGTCAATGATGTTCTGGACTTCTCCAAGATGGAAGCGGGCCGACTGGAAGTAGAACGAATCGCCTTCGAACTCGCTCAGGTGCTGGACGGCGTGGTCGCCCTGCTGGGACCCACCGCCCACAAGAAAGGACTGGAACTCGGCGTTTCCATCGACGCGGCGGTCCCTTCGGGCGTCATCGGTGACCCGGGGCGGCTCCGCCAGGTCCTCCTGAACCTCGTTAACAACGCCATAAAGTTCACCCAGCAAGGCAGGGTGAGCATCCACACGACGGTGGAGCGACAGACCGAAGAAACCTTCGAGCTCCGCTTCGATGTTCGCGACACGGGGATCGGCATCCCCAGCGAATCCATGGGCAAGCTCTTCCAATCCTTCTCCCAGGTGGACGCTTCAACCACTCGCCGTTTCGGCGGCACCGGCCTGGGACTCGCCATCGCTCGGCAACTGACGGAACTCATGGGGGGCCGGGTGGATGTGGAGAGCGAAGCAGGCGTCGGAACCACCTTCACCTGCCGTATACCCTTTCAAAAGGCCCATATTGAAACCGGACCCGAAATTGCCCCCGACGACCTGGCGGGCCGACGGATACTGGTGGTCGACGACAATGCCACCAATCAGCAGGTCGCCGCGGGAGCGCTGGAAAAATGGGGCTGCGTATGCACCCGCGCCGGAAGCGGAAGCGCCGCCCTGGCGGCCCTTCGAAAGGCGGTCGAGGAGGGAATGCCCTTTGACGCCGCCCTCATAGACAACGCGCTGCCGGATATGGACGGTGCGGAACTGGGCCGGCTCATCTTGTCCGAACCGGGCTTCAGCGTGTTTCCCCTGATCATGCTCAGCTCTCTGGGGCAACCGGGCGAGGCGAAACCGCTGCGCGAACTCGGATTCGCGGCCTACCTGGTAAAGCCGCTGGATCCCCAACTTCTGAAACAGTGCCTGGAAATGGCATTAACCCCCGGCCGGGAGGACCGTGATCGGGTGCTACTCACCCGCCATCACTTCCCCCACTCCGCGCGAAGTCTACACCAGGAAACGGCACGCCCACGGATTCTCATCGCGGAGGACAACCCGGTCAACCAACGGCTCGCGCGGCGTCTCGTGGAGAAACTCGGATACGAAGTTGAAATGGCGGGAAACGGGCTGGAAGCTGTCCAGGCGCTGGAATCTTCCCATTTCGATGTGGTGCTGATGGATTGCCAGATGCCCGAGTTGGACGGTTTCGGGGCCACCGAAGCCATCCGAAAACTGGATGGCGACCGTGGCGCGATTCCCATTATCGCTCTGACCGCCAGCGCCCTGACCGACGATCACCAGCACTGCCTCCGGGCGGGCATGAACGACTATCTCACAAAGCCGATTGACGCAAAGAAACTGGGCGAATTGCTCGACCGCTGGGTTCAGCGGGCGACCGGCCCCTGA
- a CDS encoding exo-alpha-sialidase, producing MALLAPLASAEPAQLVKEKDVVIYSDDQFHSAFPSVVRRPDGELILAFRRAPDRRIFGEKGTSHTDPNSYLVQVRSKDNGETWTKNPALILAHPFGGSQDPCMIQLADDSIVCTSYGWALPRDDAWKSFGKVARAGEFNFFGGYLVRSMDGGHTWSDLIVPPPIPGEDTKTAFNQPLPAYNRGGLYQGKSGRLFWAVASPVQGDTTGRTENHLMYSDDGGLTWTYGAPIAQDPKVVFNEASIYETPKGDLVVFIRTDEFDDHTVVARSTDGGKSFIWEDAGFQGHPHYPVQLPDGRVLLVYGYRHAPMGIRARILNPECTDYKESTEIVLRDDGGNGDLGYPWATVMANGKVLVSYYFNIEGGTKHIAGTILRLE from the coding sequence ATGGCCCTGCTGGCACCCCTCGCTTCCGCTGAACCTGCGCAACTGGTGAAGGAAAAGGACGTGGTCATCTACTCCGATGACCAGTTCCACAGCGCCTTTCCCTCCGTGGTGCGCCGCCCCGATGGCGAGCTTATCCTCGCTTTTCGCCGCGCCCCCGATCGCCGGATCTTCGGCGAAAAGGGCACCAGTCACACCGACCCGAACAGCTATCTGGTTCAAGTACGCTCAAAGGACAACGGCGAGACCTGGACAAAGAATCCCGCCCTCATTCTGGCCCATCCTTTCGGCGGCTCCCAGGACCCCTGCATGATCCAGTTGGCCGACGACTCCATCGTTTGCACGAGCTACGGCTGGGCCCTGCCCCGGGACGACGCCTGGAAGTCCTTCGGCAAGGTGGCGCGGGCGGGCGAGTTTAATTTCTTCGGCGGGTATCTGGTCCGCTCCATGGACGGCGGCCACACCTGGTCCGACCTTATCGTGCCGCCGCCGATCCCCGGTGAAGACACCAAGACCGCCTTCAACCAGCCCCTGCCCGCCTACAATCGCGGCGGCCTCTATCAGGGCAAGAGCGGACGTCTCTTCTGGGCCGTGGCCTCGCCCGTGCAGGGTGATACGACCGGGCGTACGGAAAATCACCTGATGTACTCCGATGACGGCGGCCTCACGTGGACCTACGGCGCGCCCATTGCCCAGGACCCCAAGGTGGTCTTCAACGAGGCCTCGATTTATGAAACGCCCAAAGGCGATCTCGTGGTCTTCATTCGCACCGACGAATTCGATGATCACACGGTGGTCGCGCGCTCGACGGACGGCGGTAAATCCTTCATCTGGGAGGATGCCGGATTTCAGGGCCACCCCCACTATCCCGTTCAACTACCCGACGGCCGCGTGCTGCTGGTCTACGGCTACCGCCACGCCCCCATGGGCATCCGGGCGCGCATCCTGAATCCCGAATGCACAGACTACAAGGAGTCCACCGAAATCGTCCTTCGCGACGACGGCGGCAACGGCGATCTGGGCTATCCCTGGGCCACCGTCATGGCGAACGGCAAGGTGCTGGTGAGCTATTACTTCAACATCGAAGGCGGCACCAAGCACATCGCAGGCACTATTCTACGCTTGGAATGA
- a CDS encoding ABC transporter ATP-binding protein, translating into MKHSLAADRLYFSYAPAAPVLADVSAVLESGTVAGIIGPNGAGKSTLLQVLCGLLVPAGGSVSLDGRPLATFNPRERARIIAYMPQSVQPTFSLSVREVVALGRYPHLGPFGALGEPDHAIVAACLAQTETETFAERDFLSLSGGERQRVILASVLAQEPRILLLDEPTSALDLPHETAFFQQLRKLAAQDLGVIVVTHDINMAAQFCDRLLLLGQEHTLVKQGAPEEVLTAANLSAAYGSPLAVCAHPITGTPFVTVPLDSGARP; encoded by the coding sequence ATGAAGCATTCCCTGGCGGCTGATCGCCTCTATTTTTCCTATGCGCCCGCCGCGCCGGTGCTGGCCGACGTTTCCGCCGTGCTGGAATCGGGTACCGTTGCCGGGATCATCGGCCCGAATGGCGCGGGTAAGAGCACCTTGCTCCAGGTGCTCTGCGGCCTTCTTGTGCCCGCGGGTGGCAGCGTGTCGCTCGACGGAAGACCCCTCGCCACCTTCAACCCCCGGGAGCGGGCCCGCATCATCGCCTACATGCCCCAGAGCGTCCAGCCCACCTTCAGCCTTTCCGTTCGCGAGGTGGTGGCCCTGGGACGTTACCCGCACTTAGGCCCTTTTGGCGCGCTGGGAGAACCGGATCACGCCATCGTGGCGGCGTGCCTCGCACAGACCGAAACCGAGACCTTCGCGGAACGGGACTTTCTCTCCCTCTCCGGCGGCGAGCGCCAGCGGGTCATTCTCGCCAGTGTCCTGGCTCAGGAGCCGAGAATCCTGTTGCTGGACGAGCCCACCTCCGCCCTGGACCTGCCCCACGAAACCGCCTTCTTCCAACAGTTGCGGAAGCTGGCCGCGCAAGATCTCGGGGTGATCGTGGTGACGCATGATATCAACATGGCGGCCCAATTCTGTGACCGCCTGCTCCTGCTGGGCCAGGAACACACGCTCGTGAAACAAGGCGCCCCCGAGGAGGTACTGACCGCGGCGAACCTTTCGGCGGCCTACGGAAGCCCCCTCGCCGTATGCGCCCATCCCATCACGGGAACGCCCTTTGTCACGGTGCCCCTGGATTCCGGAGCACGGCCATGA
- a CDS encoding PilZ domain-containing protein, whose protein sequence is MLEDRRKFVRRASDRQLLSQVQNFQGQVDGEVNRELRQKRRRAIRHTCTVKISVQVGHRSGASDTWNMTDHPVAGRLLDLSTDGCQLYTRDLLDIGAQLNLLITLQSGEEIRAVGVVRWNKAVPEKNGYGLGVQFTRADHDAQTRIQNFIHFLDQTGGL, encoded by the coding sequence GTGTTAGAAGACCGCAGGAAATTTGTACGTCGCGCTTCAGACCGTCAGTTGCTGAGCCAGGTCCAGAATTTTCAAGGACAGGTGGACGGCGAGGTCAACCGAGAACTCCGCCAGAAGCGCCGCCGCGCCATCCGGCATACCTGCACGGTGAAAATCAGTGTTCAGGTGGGCCACCGCAGCGGGGCGTCCGATACGTGGAACATGACGGATCATCCCGTCGCCGGTCGTTTGCTGGACCTCAGCACCGACGGCTGCCAACTCTACACCCGGGACCTCCTCGATATAGGCGCACAACTGAATCTACTGATTACGCTGCAGAGCGGCGAGGAAATACGCGCGGTTGGCGTCGTCCGATGGAACAAGGCCGTGCCGGAAAAGAACGGCTACGGCCTCGGGGTGCAGTTCACCCGGGCGGATCACGATGCCCAGACGCGAATTCAGAACTTCATCCATTTCCTGGACCAGACCGGCGGCCTTTGA
- a CDS encoding DUF2156 domain-containing protein, producing MTDDLQDPAIRLRIVQRYGSHSLAYSMLQPGMGYWGSSETGLAAYRKNLGQYTFLGDPACPPESLDSFLAALLTEFPRALFMQIHERTAASLRNLGHHITPVGVENDIDTATFTLRGRRMADLRHYRNKARAGRVTVEELPDSVALRRALRPVSDAWLPHKSWLGRELEFLARPFTPNPEPGVRIFTGTIDDRLVAFVVLDPLYREGSVIGFTVTILRHFRETPEGTLDYIVLAAIEALAAEGIPLLSLGVSPFHQLEALGARHGVGSPAIFALYRLLRRWGDPIYHFRGLSFHKSRYRARELPVFTAAPGPVGLLPLYASARACRML from the coding sequence TTGACGGATGACCTCCAGGATCCGGCGATACGCCTTCGCATCGTCCAGCGCTACGGGAGTCACTCCCTCGCTTACTCCATGCTCCAACCCGGAATGGGCTATTGGGGCTCGTCAGAAACAGGCCTGGCCGCCTACCGAAAGAACCTCGGCCAGTACACCTTCCTCGGCGACCCCGCGTGTCCCCCCGAATCACTTGATTCCTTTCTCGCCGCACTGCTTACCGAATTCCCACGGGCGCTGTTCATGCAGATTCATGAGCGTACCGCCGCCTCACTCCGGAACCTGGGACACCACATTACCCCGGTGGGCGTTGAGAATGATATCGACACCGCCACCTTCACCCTTCGGGGCCGACGCATGGCCGATTTGCGGCACTACCGCAACAAGGCCCGGGCCGGAAGGGTCACGGTGGAAGAATTGCCCGATTCGGTAGCGCTGCGCAGGGCACTGCGGCCCGTGTCGGACGCCTGGCTGCCGCACAAGTCCTGGCTGGGCCGGGAATTGGAATTCCTGGCGCGCCCCTTCACACCCAACCCCGAGCCGGGGGTCCGCATTTTCACAGGGACCATAGACGACCGACTGGTCGCCTTCGTGGTACTGGACCCGCTCTACCGCGAAGGAAGCGTCATTGGATTCACCGTCACGATCTTACGACATTTTCGCGAGACCCCCGAGGGTACTTTGGACTATATCGTACTGGCGGCCATCGAGGCGCTCGCGGCGGAGGGAATCCCGCTGCTCAGTCTGGGCGTGAGCCCCTTCCACCAACTCGAAGCCCTGGGGGCCCGGCACGGCGTCGGAAGTCCGGCCATTTTCGCGCTTTACCGGCTTTTGCGGCGCTGGGGCGACCCCATCTACCATTTTCGGGGTCTTTCCTTTCACAAGAGTCGCTATCGCGCCAGGGAGCTCCCGGTATTTACCGCAGCTCCCGGTCCCGTCGGACTGCTGCCCCTCTACGCCTCGGCCCGCGCCTGCCGGATGCTTTGA
- a CDS encoding metallophosphoesterase family protein, translating to MNVEHCHASEVFGGGRTRFHPENFPVLRIALHILLKGTLTWWWGNWNARQIQVRENRIRLRRLPPCFEGFRILQLSDLHLDIDPRITEALLETIAPLEYDHCVLTGDYRAETFGPIDAAMAETRRVVAALKTPCHGILGNHDFLAMVPRLEAMGVHMLMNEHAPIKRDGIAIYVAGIDDPHYYETEDFEKALLGIPPEATTLLLSHTAETYRRALACGIDYVLSGHTHAGQICLPGGIAPLRNAQHPREMDSGPWSYHELQGYTSAGAGCSMAPVRFFCPPEVTIHILERSAEA from the coding sequence ATGAACGTGGAACATTGCCATGCCTCGGAAGTTTTCGGGGGGGGACGTACCCGTTTCCACCCCGAAAACTTTCCGGTGCTTCGGATCGCCCTGCACATCCTGTTGAAAGGGACACTGACCTGGTGGTGGGGCAACTGGAATGCGCGCCAGATCCAGGTGCGCGAAAACAGAATCCGCCTCCGCAGGCTTCCACCCTGCTTTGAGGGGTTCCGTATACTCCAGTTGAGCGATCTCCATCTCGACATTGACCCCCGCATTACCGAAGCGCTCCTCGAAACCATCGCACCTCTGGAATACGACCACTGCGTCCTCACGGGAGACTATCGGGCCGAGACCTTTGGACCCATCGATGCCGCCATGGCCGAAACCAGACGGGTCGTGGCCGCACTGAAAACGCCGTGCCACGGCATTCTCGGCAACCACGATTTCCTTGCCATGGTCCCCCGCCTGGAAGCCATGGGCGTACACATGCTCATGAATGAGCACGCCCCCATAAAGCGGGACGGCATCGCGATCTATGTGGCGGGTATTGACGACCCCCACTACTACGAAACCGAGGACTTCGAGAAGGCCCTCCTCGGGATCCCCCCGGAAGCGACCACCCTCCTCCTCTCCCACACGGCCGAAACATACCGCCGGGCCCTGGCCTGCGGCATCGACTATGTGCTCAGCGGCCACACCCACGCCGGCCAGATCTGCCTGCCGGGTGGCATCGCCCCCCTGCGCAATGCCCAGCACCCCCGCGAAATGGACAGCGGCCCCTGGTCCTACCACGAACTCCAGGGCTATACCTCGGCCGGTGCCGGGTGCAGCATGGCCCCGGTGCGCTTTTTCTGTCCCCCGGAAGTCACCATCCATATCCTGGAGCGCAGCGCGGAGGCCTGA